A region from the Campylobacter blaseri genome encodes:
- the murJ gene encoding murein biosynthesis integral membrane protein MurJ, whose amino-acid sequence MILKKFKFLKGFFTNSFGILFSRILGFIRDLITANVLGAGVYSDIFFIAFKLPNLFRRLFGEGAFTQAFLPGFVAAKKKSLFSASVLLRFLVFIVFLTLIVNIFAPFFTKLIAFGFDKNTIDMAVPYVKINFWYLVFIFLVTLFASLLQYKSHFATTAFSTALLNISMIISLILAKDKSKEISVLYLSYGVVVGGILQAFVHILALKYTGMLRVIVGGFKGLKNGKKADTKGFYKNFFHGVVGSSTAQVGAFIDTWFASFLAFGSISYLYYANRIFQLPLALFAIALSTALFPKISKQIKAGNDKLALDLLSKSFHFLFGLLLFSTIGGVMLSKEIIYILFQRGEFTSLDTLNSAKVLNMYMIGLLPFGLAKIFSLWLYAKMKQNIAAKITIQTLIINLISCAILIKPFGVSGLALASSIGGSYLFYRNIKEFGFGNFLAIINLKKITLIIAICLIEILILWLFKEILYAYI is encoded by the coding sequence TTGATACTTAAGAAATTTAAATTTTTAAAAGGATTTTTTACAAATAGCTTTGGTATTTTATTTTCAAGAATACTAGGCTTTATAAGAGATCTTATTACGGCTAACGTCCTTGGCGCAGGTGTTTATAGTGATATATTTTTTATAGCATTTAAGTTGCCAAACCTATTTAGAAGACTTTTTGGGGAAGGTGCCTTTACTCAAGCTTTTCTTCCTGGATTTGTAGCAGCCAAAAAGAAGTCACTTTTTAGTGCAAGTGTTTTGCTTAGATTTTTAGTTTTTATAGTTTTTTTAACCCTTATAGTGAATATTTTTGCTCCTTTTTTTACAAAACTAATAGCATTTGGATTTGATAAAAATACCATAGATATGGCAGTTCCATATGTAAAAATAAATTTTTGGTATTTAGTTTTTATATTTTTAGTTACTCTTTTTGCCTCTTTATTGCAATACAAATCACACTTTGCTACAACTGCTTTTTCTACTGCTTTATTAAATATATCTATGATAATTTCGCTTATCCTAGCAAAAGATAAATCAAAAGAAATTTCAGTTTTATACCTTAGCTATGGAGTTGTGGTTGGTGGAATTTTGCAAGCTTTTGTCCATATTTTAGCCTTAAAATATACAGGGATGCTAAGAGTTATAGTTGGTGGTTTTAAGGGTTTAAAAAATGGTAAAAAAGCTGATACAAAAGGTTTTTATAAAAACTTTTTTCATGGTGTAGTTGGGTCAAGCACGGCCCAAGTTGGAGCTTTTATAGACACTTGGTTTGCTAGTTTTTTAGCATTTGGTAGCATCAGCTATTTGTATTATGCAAATAGAATTTTTCAGCTTCCACTAGCTTTGTTTGCCATAGCCCTATCAACTGCTTTATTTCCTAAAATAAGCAAACAGATAAAAGCAGGTAATGACAAACTAGCCCTTGATCTTTTGTCAAAAAGCTTTCATTTTTTGTTTGGATTACTTCTGTTTAGCACAATTGGTGGAGTAATGCTTAGCAAGGAGATTATTTATATACTTTTTCAAAGAGGTGAGTTTACATCCCTAGACACACTAAACTCGGCAAAGGTTTTAAATATGTATATGATAGGACTCTTGCCATTTGGTTTAGCTAAAATTTTTTCACTCTGGCTATATGCAAAAATGAAACAAAACATAGCAGCAAAAATCACAATCCAAACACTAATTATAAATTTAATTAGTTGTGCTATTTTGATCAAGCCTTTTGGAGTTAGTGGGCTTGCACTTGCTAGTTCTATTGGTGGAAGCTACCTTTTTTATAGAAATATAAAAGAGTTTGGCTTTGGCAATTTTTTAGCTATAATTAATCTTAAAAAAATAACTTTAATTATAGCAATTTGTCTAATTGAAATTTTAATACTTTGGTTATTTAAGGAAATATTATATGCATATATTTGA
- the cysS gene encoding cysteine--tRNA ligase: MHIFDSVSKKKVKFEPIKDDIVSIYVCGPTVYDDAHLGHAKSSISFDLLWRTLSALGYNVKFVKNFTDIDDKILNKMKENGKSLKEITNFYIDSYLSDMEKLNIKRATIEPKATENLESIISYIKTLLKKEIAYITNDGVYFDTSKDDRYLSLSGKKDELNIARVKSCSDKKDDKDFALWKFDENWYEAPFGKGRPGWHSECVAMIKTHLDSGDEKYSIDIHAGGMDLLFPHHENEAAQCRCAEHKDLAKYWMHNGFVQVNNEKMSKSLGNSFFIKDALKLVPGEALRFYLMSSHYRANFNYSIDDLLASKRRLDKIYRLKKRVLGSKLGTIDNNFKDEILSALSDDLNISLALSYLDNFVNLSNDYLDKNPKDKTKKGEILANLELVKDIFGILEVDSFEYFQFGVSQDEKAKINSLIEKRDLAKKDKNYALADSIREELSNMGISIMDTANGTVWEKK, encoded by the coding sequence ATGCATATATTTGATAGTGTTTCAAAAAAAAAGGTGAAATTTGAACCGATTAAAGATGATATTGTAAGTATCTATGTGTGCGGTCCAACAGTTTATGATGATGCACATTTAGGACATGCTAAAAGTAGCATTAGCTTTGATTTACTTTGGAGAACACTAAGTGCACTTGGATACAATGTCAAATTTGTTAAAAACTTTACCGATATTGATGATAAAATACTAAACAAAATGAAAGAAAATGGTAAAAGCTTGAAGGAGATAACTAATTTTTATATAGATAGCTATCTAAGCGATATGGAAAAATTAAACATTAAAAGAGCCACTATTGAACCAAAAGCTACTGAAAATTTAGAAAGTATAATATCTTATATAAAAACCTTGCTTAAAAAAGAGATTGCATATATAACTAACGATGGAGTATATTTTGATACCTCAAAAGATGATAGATACTTAAGTCTTAGCGGTAAAAAAGATGAGTTAAATATAGCAAGAGTTAAAAGCTGTAGTGACAAAAAAGATGATAAAGATTTTGCGCTTTGGAAATTTGATGAAAATTGGTATGAAGCTCCATTTGGAAAAGGTCGCCCTGGTTGGCATAGTGAATGCGTTGCTATGATTAAAACTCACCTTGATAGTGGTGATGAAAAATATAGCATTGATATACATGCTGGTGGTATGGATTTGCTTTTTCCTCATCATGAAAATGAAGCGGCACAATGCAGATGTGCTGAACATAAAGATCTAGCAAAATATTGGATGCACAATGGCTTTGTTCAAGTTAATAATGAAAAAATGAGTAAAAGTCTAGGCAATAGCTTTTTTATAAAGGATGCTTTAAAGCTTGTTCCAGGTGAGGCTTTAAGATTTTATTTAATGAGTTCACATTATAGGGCAAATTTCAATTATAGTATTGATGATTTACTCGCGTCAAAAAGAAGACTTGATAAAATTTATAGACTAAAAAAAAGGGTTTTAGGATCCAAGCTTGGGACTATTGACAATAATTTTAAAGATGAAATTTTATCAGCTTTAAGTGATGATTTAAATATTTCATTAGCGCTCTCATATCTTGATAATTTTGTAAATTTATCAAATGACTATCTTGATAAAAATCCAAAAGATAAAACTAAAAAAGGTGAAATTTTAGCAAATTTAGAGCTAGTTAAAGATATTTTTGGAATTTTAGAAGTTGATAGTTTTGAGTATTTTCAGTTTGGAGTAAGCCAGGATGAGAAAGCAAAAATTAACTCCTTGATAGAAAAAAGAGATTTAGCTAAAAAAGATAAAAATTATGCATTAGCTGATAGTATTAGAGAAGAGTTGAGTAATATGGGAATTTCCATTATGGATACAGCAAATGGAACTGTTTGGGAGAAAAAATGA